In one Suricata suricatta isolate VVHF042 chromosome 9, meerkat_22Aug2017_6uvM2_HiC, whole genome shotgun sequence genomic region, the following are encoded:
- the CHRNA5 gene encoding neuronal acetylcholine receptor subunit alpha-5, with protein MSARGSTPAVLGLGSCPLRLLLLLQLVAGRWGPAGAGGGAPGGLAEPSIVAKHEDSLFKDLFQDYERWVRPVEHLKDKIKIKFGLAISQLVDVDEKNQLMTTNVWLKQEWRDVKLRWHPGDYGGIKVIRVPSDSLWTPDIVLFDNADGRFEGASTKAVVRYDGTVTWTPPANYKSSCTIDVTFFPFDLQNCSMKFGSWTYDGSQVDIILEDQDVDKRDFFDNGEWEIVSATGSKGNRTDGSCWYPYVTYSFVIKRLPLFYTLFLIIPCIGLSFLTVLVFYLPSNEGEKLSLCTSVLVSLTVFLLVIEEIIPSSSKVIPLIGEYLVFTMIFVTLSIMVTVFAINIHHRSSSTHDAMAPWVRRIFLHRLPKLLCMRSHADRYFAQREGTESDRPESSRNTLEAALDSIRYITRHVMKENDVREVVEDWKFIAQIAHENILPA; from the exons GATTAGCTGAACCATCCATTGTTGCAAAACATGAAGATAGTTTGTTTAAGGATTTATTTCAAGACTACGAAAGATGGGTTCGTCCTGTGGAACAcctgaaagacaaaataaaaataaagtttggccTTGCAATATCTCAATTAGTGGATGTG gatgaaaaaaatcagttaatgacAACGAATGTCTGGTTGAAGCAG GAGTGGAGAGATGTAAAGTTAAGATGGCACCCTGGCGACTACGGTGGAATAAAAGTTATACGCGTCCCTTCAGACTCTCTCTGGACCCCAGACATTGTTTTGTTTGACAA TGCAGATGGACGTTTTGAAGGGGCCAGCACGAAAGCGGTCGTCAGGTACGACGGCACGGTCACCTGGACTCCGCCCGCAAACTACAAGAGTTCCTGCACCATAGATGTCACGTTTTTCCCGTTTGATCTCCAAAACTGCTCCATGAAATTTGGTTCTTGGACTTACGATGGATCACAGGTTGATATAATTTTGGAGGACCAAGATGTGGACAAGAGAGATTTTTTTGACAATGGAGAATGGGAGATTGTGAGCGCAACGggaagcaaaggaaacagaacGGATGGCTCCTGCTGGTACCCTTATGTCACCTACTCATTTGTAATTAAGCGTCTGCCTCTCTTTTACACCTTGTTCCTTATTAtaccctgtattgggctctcgTTTTTAACTGTGCTTGTCTTCTATCTCCCCTCAAATGAAGGTGAGAAGCTCAGTCTCTGCACGTCAGTCCTGGTCTCTCTGACTGTCTTCCTTCTGGTTATTGAAGAGATCATACCCTCGTCTTCTAAAGTAATACCTCTGATTGGAGAGTATCTGGTGTTCACCATGATCTTCGTGACGCTGTCGATCATGGTGACTGTCTTCGCTATCAACATCCACCATCGCTCTTCCTCAACACACGATGCGATGGCACCTTGGGTCCGCAGGATATTTCTCCACAGGCTCCCCAAACTGCTGTGCATGAGAAGTCATGCAGACAGGTACTTCGCTCAGAGAGAGGGCACTGAGAGCGATAGACCGGAGTCTTCTAGAAACACGTTGGAAGCTGCGCTTGATTCCATCCGCTACATTACAAGGCATGTCATGAAGGAGAATGACGTCCGTGAG gTGGTTGAAGATTGGAAATTCATAGCACAG ATTGCCCATGAGAACATTTTACCTGCATGA